A portion of the Zootoca vivipara chromosome 6, rZooViv1.1, whole genome shotgun sequence genome contains these proteins:
- the BBC3 gene encoding bcl-2-binding component 3, with amino-acid sequence MARPLQDGSRAEPTAAVSGSPTFPVGGTVALPPPLCRAPLASPPRLNGLCRCGIGHETLRIRSGATRGDAPPPAAPRDGPGEPPSSGALLRTPAPGVERAIGARLRVLGDQFQREYEHREQRRPQGALWGHVSHFVFQLLGILYNLPAEGMAGLRPN; translated from the exons ATGGCCAGACCACTGCAGGACGGGAGCCGCGCCGAGCCGACAGCAGCTGTGTCCGGGAGCCCAACCTTCCCTGTGGGGGGGACAGTGGCCCTGCCGCCCCCCCTCTGCCGCGCGCCCCTCGCCTCGCCACCCCGGCTGAACGGCCTCTGCCGCTGCGGGATCGGCCACGAGACGTTGCGGATACGCTCCGGGGCCACGCGAG GCGAcgcgccgccgcccgccgccccccGCGACGGCCCGGGGGAGCCCCCGTCCAGCGGAGCCCTGCTCAGGACCCCCGCGCCCGGCGTGGAGAGAGCGATCGGGGCTCGCCTGCGAGTCCTGGGAGACCAGTTTCAGCGCGAGTACGAGCACAGG GAGCAGCGCCGGCCGCAGGGCGCCCTCTGGGGCCACGTCTCCCACTTCGTCTTCCAGCTGCTGGGCATCTTGTACAACCTGCCGGCGGAGGGCATGGCCGGCCTGCGCCCCAACTAG
- the CCDC9 gene encoding coiled-coil domain-containing protein 9 isoform X2, with the protein MSASLDLKSKEEKDAELDKRIEALRRKNQALIKRYQEIEEDRKKAEQEGIAVTGVHRHPRSAEGEGPERRRGELDAPTLTVQVLLSPEEKRRVSSDRKPFRSSPATPWGSVRGTPYPGPRSPRAEGPPEQPRWEGAGPDGPGASKRGRGRGVRGQRERGRGGPAGDAGPDRRSKEWEERRRQNIEKMNEEMEKIAEYERSQRDGAQEKNPVRNFLDDPRRSGAFAETDRREGSRRHVRNWGGADFEKVKTGIEQGKQWSPPGRGGARRRGVPVASDLDMTLSMTGRERAEYVRWKQEREQIDQERLARHRQPTGEWRREWDAQKMEDAFKEGAKPSGPGGGRHDEPRRPPKPPTFGQFLAEPQPERRRKGRGRGAGRRGGGGAGPPKPYSMHDDRWEGQEEEPAADRAPEQEEAGRAAAQQVGPPTSPSPREKEEEEEEEEDQWEDVSEGEEEEAEGSGSQGLSAEEPEDGEGPGLPPRPPGRNGQLSLTMPAPDAETPSAEGKPLTPFSPAEGYCPVSDWGEEMELSSPQANPTQNPLAGMKASDPPAKQGSPQAEGAAPPGPIAAPSTVAREEKEEEDPEVVTPGGGGGGEAAQELGEPGAAMDQGPAAASGAVEITGFQREQTEEA; encoded by the exons ATG tCCGCTTCCTTAGACCTGAAGTCGAAGGAGGAGAAAGACGCCGAGCTGGACAAGCGAATCGAAGCCCTGCGGCGCAAGAACCAGGCGCTCATCAAGCGCTACCAG gagataGAAGAAGACCGCAAGAAGGCCGAGCAGGAAGGCATTGCCGTGACAGGGGTCCATCGCCACCCCCGCTCTGCGGAGGGGGAGGGCCCAGAGCGCCGACGGGGGGAACTGGATGCCCCCACCCTGACGGTGCAGGTCTTGCTGTCCCCGGAG GAGAAGCGCCGGGTCAGCAGCGACAGGAAGCCCTTCCGCTCCAGCCCAGCCACCCCCTGGGGCTCCGTCCGAGGCACCCCCTACCCTGGCCCCCGCTCCCCACGAGCTGAGGGACCCCCGGAGCAGCCCCGATGGGAAGGGGCCGGCCCGGATGGCCCAGGGGCCAGCAAGCGGGGGAGAGGGCGAGGGGTCCGCGGACAAAGGGAGAGGGGCCGGGGGGGCCCTGCTGGCGACGCCGGGCCTGACCGGAGGTCTAAG GAATGGGAAGAGCGTCGCCGGCAAAACATTGAAAAGATGAACGAGGAAATGGAGAAGATTGCAGAGTACGAACGCAGTCAACGG GACGGTGCCCAGGAGAAGAATCCCGTCCGGAACTTCCTGGATGACCCTCGGCGCAGTGGCGCCTTTGCCGAGACTGACCGGCGGGAGGGCAGCCGGCGCCACGTCCGCAATTGGGGGGGCGCTGACTTTGAGAAGGTCAAGACGGGCATTGAGCAGGGCAAGCAGTGGTCGCCCCCG GGTCGTGGTGGTGCCCGGCGCCGGGGGGTTCCGGTTGCGTCCGATTTGGACATGACACTCTCCATGACGGGCCGGGAGCGTGCCGAGTACGTCCGGTGGAAGCAGGAGCGGGAGCAGATTGACCAGGAGCGCCTGGCCAGGCACAGGCAGCCCACGGGGGAGTGGCGCCGCGAGTGGGACGCACAGAAGATGGAGGACGC gtTTAAAGAGGGTGCCAAGCCCAGCGGTCCAGGTGGTGGCAGGCATG ATGAGCCCAGGCGGCCCCCCAAACCCCCCACTTTCGGGCAGTTCCTGGCTGAACCGCAGCCGGAGCGACGCAGGAAGGGCCGTGGCCGCGGAGCAGGCAggcgaggaggagggggagcgGGACCCCCCAAGCCCTACAG CATGCATGATGATCGCTGGGAGGGGCAAGAGGAGGAGCCGGCGGCAGATCGAGCCccagagcaggaggaggcaggcagggctgCTGCCCAGcag GTGGggccccccacctcccccagccccagggagaaggaggaagaggaggaggaggaggaagaccagTGGGAGGACGTCAgcgagggagaagaggaggaggccgaAGGCAGCGGCAGCCAAGGCCTCTCTGCTGAGGAGCCGGAGGACGGCGAAGGGCCTGGCTTGCCTCCCCGGCCCCCGGGGCGAAATGGCCAACTCTCTCTGACCATGCCTGCCCCTGATGCAGAGACCCCCAGCGCAGAGGGGAAGCCGCTCACCCCCTTCTCGCCGGCCGAGGGCTACTGCCCCGTCTCCGactggggagaggagatggagctGAGTTCCCCCCAGGCCAACCCCACCCAGAATCCCCTGGCAG GGATGAAGGCCTCAGACCCTCCAGCCAAGCAGGGCTCCCCCCAAGCAGAAGGGGCGGCCCCTCCTGGACCCATAGCGGCCCCCTCAACTGTGgcaagagaggagaaggaagaggaggacccCGAAGTCGTGAcccccggaggaggaggaggaggagaggctgcccagGAGCTTGGAGAGCCAG gcGCTGCTATGGATCAGGGTCCGGCAGCTGCGTCCGGCGCGGTGGAGATCACCGGTTTCCAGCGG
- the CCDC9 gene encoding coiled-coil domain-containing protein 9 isoform X1 encodes MSASLDLKSKEEKDAELDKRIEALRRKNQALIKRYQEIEEDRKKAEQEGIAVTGVHRHPRSAEGEGPERRRGELDAPTLTVQVLLSPEEKRRVSSDRKPFRSSPATPWGSVRGTPYPGPRSPRAEGPPEQPRWEGAGPDGPGASKRGRGRGVRGQRERGRGGPAGDAGPDRRSKEWEERRRQNIEKMNEEMEKIAEYERSQRQDGAQEKNPVRNFLDDPRRSGAFAETDRREGSRRHVRNWGGADFEKVKTGIEQGKQWSPPGRGGARRRGVPVASDLDMTLSMTGRERAEYVRWKQEREQIDQERLARHRQPTGEWRREWDAQKMEDAFKEGAKPSGPGGGRHDEPRRPPKPPTFGQFLAEPQPERRRKGRGRGAGRRGGGGAGPPKPYSMHDDRWEGQEEEPAADRAPEQEEAGRAAAQQVGPPTSPSPREKEEEEEEEEDQWEDVSEGEEEEAEGSGSQGLSAEEPEDGEGPGLPPRPPGRNGQLSLTMPAPDAETPSAEGKPLTPFSPAEGYCPVSDWGEEMELSSPQANPTQNPLAGMKASDPPAKQGSPQAEGAAPPGPIAAPSTVAREEKEEEDPEVVTPGGGGGGEAAQELGEPGAAMDQGPAAASGAVEITGFQREQTEEA; translated from the exons ATG tCCGCTTCCTTAGACCTGAAGTCGAAGGAGGAGAAAGACGCCGAGCTGGACAAGCGAATCGAAGCCCTGCGGCGCAAGAACCAGGCGCTCATCAAGCGCTACCAG gagataGAAGAAGACCGCAAGAAGGCCGAGCAGGAAGGCATTGCCGTGACAGGGGTCCATCGCCACCCCCGCTCTGCGGAGGGGGAGGGCCCAGAGCGCCGACGGGGGGAACTGGATGCCCCCACCCTGACGGTGCAGGTCTTGCTGTCCCCGGAG GAGAAGCGCCGGGTCAGCAGCGACAGGAAGCCCTTCCGCTCCAGCCCAGCCACCCCCTGGGGCTCCGTCCGAGGCACCCCCTACCCTGGCCCCCGCTCCCCACGAGCTGAGGGACCCCCGGAGCAGCCCCGATGGGAAGGGGCCGGCCCGGATGGCCCAGGGGCCAGCAAGCGGGGGAGAGGGCGAGGGGTCCGCGGACAAAGGGAGAGGGGCCGGGGGGGCCCTGCTGGCGACGCCGGGCCTGACCGGAGGTCTAAG GAATGGGAAGAGCGTCGCCGGCAAAACATTGAAAAGATGAACGAGGAAATGGAGAAGATTGCAGAGTACGAACGCAGTCAACGG cAGGACGGTGCCCAGGAGAAGAATCCCGTCCGGAACTTCCTGGATGACCCTCGGCGCAGTGGCGCCTTTGCCGAGACTGACCGGCGGGAGGGCAGCCGGCGCCACGTCCGCAATTGGGGGGGCGCTGACTTTGAGAAGGTCAAGACGGGCATTGAGCAGGGCAAGCAGTGGTCGCCCCCG GGTCGTGGTGGTGCCCGGCGCCGGGGGGTTCCGGTTGCGTCCGATTTGGACATGACACTCTCCATGACGGGCCGGGAGCGTGCCGAGTACGTCCGGTGGAAGCAGGAGCGGGAGCAGATTGACCAGGAGCGCCTGGCCAGGCACAGGCAGCCCACGGGGGAGTGGCGCCGCGAGTGGGACGCACAGAAGATGGAGGACGC gtTTAAAGAGGGTGCCAAGCCCAGCGGTCCAGGTGGTGGCAGGCATG ATGAGCCCAGGCGGCCCCCCAAACCCCCCACTTTCGGGCAGTTCCTGGCTGAACCGCAGCCGGAGCGACGCAGGAAGGGCCGTGGCCGCGGAGCAGGCAggcgaggaggagggggagcgGGACCCCCCAAGCCCTACAG CATGCATGATGATCGCTGGGAGGGGCAAGAGGAGGAGCCGGCGGCAGATCGAGCCccagagcaggaggaggcaggcagggctgCTGCCCAGcag GTGGggccccccacctcccccagccccagggagaaggaggaagaggaggaggaggaggaagaccagTGGGAGGACGTCAgcgagggagaagaggaggaggccgaAGGCAGCGGCAGCCAAGGCCTCTCTGCTGAGGAGCCGGAGGACGGCGAAGGGCCTGGCTTGCCTCCCCGGCCCCCGGGGCGAAATGGCCAACTCTCTCTGACCATGCCTGCCCCTGATGCAGAGACCCCCAGCGCAGAGGGGAAGCCGCTCACCCCCTTCTCGCCGGCCGAGGGCTACTGCCCCGTCTCCGactggggagaggagatggagctGAGTTCCCCCCAGGCCAACCCCACCCAGAATCCCCTGGCAG GGATGAAGGCCTCAGACCCTCCAGCCAAGCAGGGCTCCCCCCAAGCAGAAGGGGCGGCCCCTCCTGGACCCATAGCGGCCCCCTCAACTGTGgcaagagaggagaaggaagaggaggacccCGAAGTCGTGAcccccggaggaggaggaggaggagaggctgcccagGAGCTTGGAGAGCCAG gcGCTGCTATGGATCAGGGTCCGGCAGCTGCGTCCGGCGCGGTGGAGATCACCGGTTTCCAGCGG